One Lysinibacillus fusiformis genomic window carries:
- a CDS encoding manganese-dependent inorganic pyrophosphatase codes for MSKVLVFGHKNPDTDTITSAIVYAYLKQQIGENAEAVRLGELNNETQFALDKFEFAAPRLITSVVGEAEKVILVDHNEFQQSADGIEEVQITEVIDHHRIANFQTADPLYYRAEPVGCTATILNKIFKENGVEVPANIAGLMLSAIVSDTLLFKSPTCTEHDVKAGEELAKIAGVDIAEYGLAMLKAGADLSDKSLEDLLSLDAKEFQFGEYKSVVAQVNAVDINDVLGRQEELEILLNKNVAENGLDLFFFVVTDILNNDSIAVAIGQVAEATAKGFGAELVNNRVVLPGVVSRKKQIVPVLTDALK; via the coding sequence ATGAGTAAAGTTTTAGTTTTTGGACATAAAAATCCAGATACAGACACAATTACATCTGCTATTGTCTACGCATATTTAAAACAACAAATCGGTGAGAATGCTGAAGCGGTGCGTCTTGGCGAATTAAACAACGAGACACAATTTGCGTTAGACAAATTCGAATTTGCTGCACCTCGTTTAATCACATCAGTAGTAGGAGAAGCGGAAAAGGTAATTCTTGTAGACCACAACGAGTTCCAACAATCGGCAGATGGTATTGAAGAAGTACAAATTACAGAGGTGATTGATCACCATCGTATCGCAAACTTTCAAACAGCAGATCCACTATACTATCGTGCAGAGCCAGTTGGTTGTACAGCAACAATTTTAAATAAAATTTTCAAAGAAAACGGTGTAGAGGTACCAGCAAACATTGCGGGCTTAATGCTTTCAGCAATCGTTTCGGATACATTATTATTCAAATCACCGACTTGCACAGAGCATGACGTAAAAGCTGGTGAAGAGCTAGCGAAAATTGCAGGTGTTGATATAGCAGAATATGGTTTAGCAATGCTTAAAGCTGGCGCAGACCTTTCAGATAAATCATTAGAAGATCTTTTATCGCTAGACGCAAAAGAGTTCCAATTTGGTGAATATAAATCAGTAGTTGCTCAAGTAAACGCTGTCGATATTAATGACGTACTTGGGCGTCAAGAGGAATTAGAGATCTTGTTAAACAAAAATGTTGCTGAGAATGGTTTAGACTTATTCTTTTTTGTAGTGACGGATATTTTAAACAATGATTCAATAGCGGTAGCAATCGGGCAAGTGGCAGAAGCTACAGCAAAAGGTTTTGGCGCAGAGCTTGTGAATAATCGTGTTGTATTGCCAGGTGTTGTATCTCGTAAAAAACAAATCGTGCCAGTATTAACTGACGCATTGAAGTAA
- a CDS encoding FAD-dependent oxidoreductase, with translation MTQSLWLATSESISLPSLTDSTTCDVCIIGGGLTGLYTAYVLAKAGVDVVLLEANSHISHGTTGHSTGKLTAQHGIVYANIMEKLSVEDARLYYQLNQLAVEKALQLLPKESIQQVDSLLYCQTKEGYKQLLDEWNAYKVLNIKGKITSETELPFSITKALSMSQQAQINPVTVCNFLVKKALSMGARLYANTRVQQLRLPQNDLHTENNMSVHYKKLILGTHYPIEAFKGLQLFKLSNSRSYMVASKISDTFQGQYLSVDFPSRSIRTVTINDEHYLLLGGANHTAGQTTNTEPFYDAIQNEMKEHFEQEPLYRWSAQDIETPDMVPYVGKITQSLPNVFIATGYRKWGISNSFVAGDLLSSLITGTHANDEATALYAPTRTKFGARFMQMLKVGGFVAKEFVTGYVKHANTPTCTHLGCKTKWNEADETWDCPCHGSRFNAQGEVLEGPAVFPLKLE, from the coding sequence ATGACACAATCTCTTTGGCTTGCAACGAGCGAGTCTATTTCCTTACCATCACTTACTGATTCTACAACGTGTGATGTTTGTATTATCGGTGGAGGTTTGACAGGACTATATACTGCCTATGTTTTAGCAAAGGCAGGCGTGGATGTAGTACTGCTCGAAGCAAATTCCCATATCAGTCACGGTACGACCGGTCATTCAACAGGCAAATTAACAGCACAGCATGGCATAGTATATGCCAATATTATGGAAAAGCTTTCAGTAGAAGATGCGCGGCTTTATTATCAACTGAATCAACTCGCTGTTGAAAAAGCATTACAGTTACTACCTAAAGAATCCATTCAACAAGTAGATTCATTGCTGTATTGTCAAACGAAAGAAGGCTATAAACAATTATTAGATGAGTGGAATGCCTATAAAGTATTAAATATCAAGGGAAAAATTACCTCAGAAACGGAGCTGCCCTTCTCTATTACAAAAGCACTTAGCATGTCGCAGCAGGCACAAATAAATCCTGTGACCGTTTGTAACTTTTTAGTGAAAAAGGCATTATCGATGGGTGCAAGATTGTATGCCAACACGCGTGTCCAACAATTACGCCTACCACAAAATGACTTACATACCGAAAATAATATGTCGGTTCACTATAAAAAGCTTATTTTAGGTACGCACTATCCAATTGAGGCCTTCAAAGGGCTACAATTATTTAAGCTCTCCAATAGTCGCTCTTACATGGTCGCTAGCAAAATTTCAGATACTTTCCAAGGGCAATATTTGTCGGTCGATTTTCCATCACGTTCTATTCGAACGGTAACTATTAACGATGAACACTATCTACTACTTGGAGGTGCTAATCATACCGCTGGGCAAACAACCAATACCGAACCTTTTTATGACGCTATACAAAATGAAATGAAAGAGCATTTCGAACAGGAACCACTTTATAGATGGTCCGCACAGGATATTGAAACACCTGATATGGTACCCTATGTCGGCAAGATTACGCAATCCCTACCAAATGTCTTCATAGCGACCGGTTATAGAAAATGGGGGATTTCTAATTCTTTCGTGGCGGGCGATTTACTATCATCCCTTATAACAGGAACACATGCTAACGATGAGGCTACTGCACTTTATGCACCTACGCGTACAAAATTTGGTGCTCGGTTTATGCAAATGCTAAAGGTTGGAGGCTTCGTAGCAAAGGAATTTGTAACAGGGTATGTCAAGCATGCTAATACACCAACCTGTACACATTTAGGCTGCAAAACAAAATGGAATGAAGCGGATGAAACATGGGATTGTCCATGTCACGGCTCCCGCTTTAATGCCCAAGGGGAAGTTCTTGAAGGTCCTGCCGTCTTTCCATTGAAGCTAGAATAG
- a CDS encoding DsbA family oxidoreductase → MKIEIWSDYVCPFCYIGKKQLEKALQDTGFAGQVELVYKSYQLDPTTPVDANVSTYEYLAKKYGMTLEKAIEMTQSVAARAKEVGLDYNFDNLMEENTFKAHRLVKWAEQQGKASGLVEALLHGYFIEAKRIGHDDVLIDIAEQLGLKREEVENVLSSDVFSSEVEDDIQEGLQLGVRGVPFFVVNRKYGISGAQPQEVFEDTLRKVAEEEGLQPGLQMEGSTNAGVCTDESCEF, encoded by the coding sequence ATGAAAATTGAAATTTGGTCCGATTATGTTTGTCCATTTTGTTATATTGGTAAAAAACAATTAGAAAAGGCACTTCAGGATACAGGATTTGCGGGACAGGTGGAGTTGGTTTATAAAAGTTATCAACTTGATCCAACAACGCCTGTGGATGCGAATGTCTCTACTTATGAATACTTAGCCAAAAAATATGGTATGACATTAGAAAAAGCGATAGAAATGACGCAAAGTGTAGCAGCTCGTGCTAAAGAAGTAGGGCTGGACTATAATTTTGACAACCTAATGGAAGAAAATACGTTTAAGGCACATCGACTTGTGAAATGGGCTGAACAACAAGGGAAAGCTTCAGGACTTGTTGAGGCCTTGTTACACGGTTACTTTATTGAGGCGAAACGTATTGGCCATGATGACGTATTGATTGACATTGCTGAACAATTAGGTCTAAAACGTGAGGAAGTGGAGAACGTTCTTTCTAGTGATGTATTTTCAAGTGAGGTTGAGGATGATATTCAAGAAGGTCTTCAACTGGGTGTAAGAGGAGTTCCATTTTTCGTTGTAAATCGTAAGTACGGCATTTCTGGTGCACAACCGCAGGAAGTTTTTGAAGATACTTTACGTAAAGTAGCGGAAGAAGAAGGCTTACAACCAGGATTGCAGATGGAAGGTTCTACAAATGCTGGCGTATGTACTGACGAAAGCTGCGAATTTTGA
- a CDS encoding FMN-dependent NADH-azoreductase yields MNVLVVKANNRPDGISTKMYDTFMENVQGVDVTTFDVFAEDMPYFGQDLFNAFGKVQNGEELTDIEVRILAAKQKAMDALTAADVVVLAFPLWNLTIPATLQTFIDYVYQAGFTFKYGENGQLVSLMTDKKAVILNARGGYYSALEAQPMEMAVNYIKNVVGGVFGMEIIEEVIIEGHNASQDKAEEIIANGLEAVKKVAQSLQTVNA; encoded by the coding sequence ATGAACGTATTAGTAGTAAAAGCAAATAACCGCCCAGACGGTATTTCAACAAAAATGTATGACACTTTCATGGAAAACGTACAAGGCGTAGACGTAACGACTTTCGACGTATTCGCAGAAGATATGCCATATTTTGGTCAAGATCTATTCAACGCTTTCGGTAAAGTACAAAACGGCGAAGAATTAACTGACATTGAAGTACGCATTTTAGCTGCAAAACAAAAAGCAATGGACGCATTAACTGCAGCTGATGTTGTAGTACTTGCTTTCCCGCTTTGGAACTTAACAATCCCAGCTACTTTACAAACTTTCATTGATTATGTATACCAAGCTGGTTTCACTTTCAAATATGGCGAAAATGGTCAATTAGTTAGCTTAATGACTGACAAAAAAGCTGTCATTCTTAATGCTCGCGGTGGCTACTATTCAGCTTTGGAAGCACAACCGATGGAAATGGCTGTTAACTATATTAAAAATGTAGTAGGTGGCGTATTCGGTATGGAAATTATTGAAGAAGTAATTATTGAAGGACATAATGCATCACAAGACAAAGCAGAAGAAATCATTGCAAATGGCTTAGAAGCAGTGAAAAAAGTTGCACAATCTCTTCAAACTGTAAACGCATAA
- a CDS encoding bifunctional 2',3'-cyclic-nucleotide 2'-phosphodiesterase/3'-nucleotidase: MNKKFITNFLAMLLILFTVFPVGLSANAASNDVTRGDYVKELVKSLNVELGDGATLAFTDVPKDLAPYVEKALELKLIKGKSTTFFAPNDKLTRQQAFVISARGLVTENAPLTALNKFKDADKIAETHKQDLANALAANILQGFEDNTIRPRDYVTTDQMESIVERFVAEYKVPVKGTTVDLQILGTTDIHTNLANYNYFLDAESADVGLANTAALIEQARAKNPNTLLFDNGDLIQGTPLGSYKALENVLKPGEVHPAIAALNALNYDGGTLGNHEFNYGLDFLSEVLNDAKYPVVNANAYDAKTKEHMYTPYIIMDKEVLDSAGKKHTIKVGVTGIVPTKIVEWDAIHLAGKVEMQEPVEAIKEVVPEMQKAGADVIIVLSHSGIGEDSYVAGAENVGYQIAAIEGIDALITGHSHLTFPGDYKDLKNVDQEKGTINGVPTVMAGSYGSHLGVIDLKLEQQGAEWVVVDGQGALRSIKQEGLQPSQTVLKAIKEAHEGTLTYIRQAVGETTAPIHSYFSMVQDDPSIQIVTQAQKWYIEKELKGTADENTPILSAGAPFKAGSRNNPADYTNIPVGPLAIKNMADIYHYDNTVATIKVTGAQAIEWLEMAAGIFSTIDPNKTEEQNIIDAEARSYNFDVLDGLTYQIDVTSPAKYDRRGQLVNEKANRIKDVQYNGKPIDVNQEFIIITNNYRVGGSYGATFKNTDGSNVTNYAYENRQAVIDYIIANKTINPAADNNWSFVPFPASTKVIYLSAKDAQKVIPAGSKIEYLGDTEDVGFGKYLIK; encoded by the coding sequence ATGAATAAGAAATTTATTACTAATTTTTTAGCAATGTTATTAATTCTTTTCACAGTCTTCCCTGTGGGACTATCTGCAAATGCTGCATCGAATGATGTGACACGTGGAGACTATGTGAAAGAATTAGTAAAAAGCTTGAATGTTGAACTTGGTGATGGTGCTACACTTGCTTTTACTGATGTGCCTAAGGATTTAGCGCCTTATGTTGAAAAAGCATTAGAACTGAAGCTTATCAAAGGGAAATCAACAACATTTTTTGCTCCAAACGATAAATTAACGCGTCAACAAGCATTTGTTATATCTGCACGTGGATTAGTCACTGAAAATGCCCCGTTGACAGCGTTAAATAAATTCAAGGATGCAGATAAAATTGCTGAGACACATAAGCAAGATCTAGCAAATGCCTTGGCGGCAAATATATTACAAGGTTTCGAAGACAATACAATTCGCCCACGTGACTATGTGACAACAGATCAAATGGAAAGTATTGTAGAACGCTTTGTAGCAGAATACAAAGTACCTGTAAAAGGAACGACAGTTGACCTTCAAATTTTAGGTACCACTGATATTCATACAAACTTAGCCAACTATAACTATTTTTTAGATGCTGAATCTGCTGATGTTGGTTTAGCAAACACGGCAGCTTTAATAGAGCAGGCGCGAGCAAAAAATCCAAATACATTATTATTTGATAATGGTGATTTAATTCAAGGAACACCACTTGGTTCATATAAAGCGTTAGAAAACGTCTTAAAACCAGGTGAGGTTCACCCAGCGATTGCAGCGCTCAATGCACTGAATTATGATGGTGGAACTTTAGGAAATCATGAATTCAATTATGGTTTAGATTTCTTAAGCGAAGTATTAAATGATGCGAAATATCCCGTCGTTAATGCAAATGCATACGACGCAAAAACAAAAGAGCATATGTACACACCTTATATCATTATGGATAAAGAAGTGTTAGATAGCGCAGGTAAAAAACATACAATTAAAGTAGGTGTAACAGGGATCGTACCTACGAAAATTGTTGAGTGGGATGCCATTCATCTTGCAGGTAAGGTAGAGATGCAAGAACCTGTGGAAGCTATAAAAGAAGTAGTACCAGAAATGCAAAAAGCAGGAGCAGATGTGATTATTGTGCTTTCACACTCAGGTATTGGTGAAGATTCATATGTAGCAGGAGCTGAAAATGTCGGGTACCAAATTGCTGCTATTGAAGGCATCGATGCTTTAATAACAGGTCACTCTCATCTAACATTCCCTGGTGATTATAAAGATCTTAAAAATGTTGATCAAGAAAAAGGAACGATTAACGGTGTTCCTACAGTAATGGCAGGAAGCTATGGTAGCCATCTTGGCGTTATTGACCTAAAATTGGAGCAACAAGGCGCTGAATGGGTGGTAGTAGATGGACAGGGAGCACTTCGTTCCATCAAACAAGAAGGGTTACAACCATCTCAAACCGTGTTAAAGGCTATTAAAGAAGCGCACGAAGGTACATTAACGTACATTCGCCAAGCCGTTGGTGAGACAACTGCACCAATTCACAGCTATTTCTCTATGGTTCAAGATGATCCTTCCATTCAAATCGTAACACAAGCACAAAAATGGTATATTGAAAAAGAATTAAAGGGTACGGCAGATGAAAATACACCAATCCTTTCTGCGGGTGCACCTTTCAAAGCAGGTTCACGAAATAATCCAGCCGACTACACAAACATTCCTGTAGGTCCACTTGCTATTAAAAACATGGCAGACATTTACCATTACGACAATACCGTTGCAACTATTAAAGTGACGGGTGCACAAGCGATTGAATGGTTAGAAATGGCTGCAGGTATTTTCTCAACAATTGATCCAAATAAAACAGAAGAGCAAAATATTATTGACGCAGAAGCACGTTCTTACAATTTTGACGTATTAGACGGTTTAACATATCAAATTGATGTGACATCGCCTGCAAAATACGATCGCCGCGGTCAGTTAGTGAATGAAAAAGCGAATCGTATTAAGGATGTACAATACAACGGTAAACCGATCGATGTAAACCAAGAGTTCATCATCATTACAAACAACTATCGTGTAGGTGGTTCTTACGGAGCGACATTTAAAAATACGGACGGCTCCAATGTAACAAACTATGCATATGAAAATCGTCAAGCAGTGATTGACTACATCATAGCAAATAAAACAATTAATCCTGCAGCGGATAACAACTGGTCATTCGTACCATTCCCAGCAAGTACAAAGGTTATTTACCTTTCTGCAAAGGATGCGCAAAAAGTCATTCCAGCTGGTAGTAAGATAGAGTATCTCGGTGATACAGAAGATGTTGGATTTGGAAAATATTTAATTAAATAA
- a CDS encoding DUF2500 domain-containing protein, which produces MFWVDGFNFATIFISVIFIIVFGTFAFVIINGLIQWSKNNAAPVLTVPAKIVTKRTNTRGGSGNSGAHTSYYVTFEEPSGDRIELKLNGREYGQLADGDFGLLTFQRTRFQTFERHKKESSD; this is translated from the coding sequence ATGTTTTGGGTGGATGGCTTTAATTTTGCAACTATTTTTATCTCGGTGATTTTTATCATTGTCTTTGGTACATTTGCATTTGTCATTATTAATGGTCTCATACAATGGTCTAAGAATAATGCAGCACCGGTTTTAACCGTTCCAGCTAAAATCGTAACTAAACGCACCAATACAAGAGGCGGTAGCGGCAACTCCGGTGCCCATACATCTTACTATGTAACGTTTGAAGAACCAAGTGGTGACCGTATAGAATTAAAGTTAAATGGACGCGAATATGGACAGTTGGCGGATGGCGACTTTGGTTTACTAACATTTCAAAGAACGCGTTTTCAAACATTTGAGCGACACAAAAAGGAGAGCAGCGATTGA
- a CDS encoding YceI family protein, which produces MKKYTIDYSHSTIGFSVRHMMISQIHGTFESYNAELTVLDIEQVQDAKVSFSIIVASVSTKNFDRDVHLVSPDFFDADVYPKIYFESTSIEKLEDKQFAIHGDLTIKNITKPVIFTTIYTGSGMNPWAQEVYGFQAKSKIDRRDFNLVYNALLETGGVLISDEIDIVVDLEVNPV; this is translated from the coding sequence ATGAAAAAATATACGATTGATTATAGTCACTCAACAATCGGTTTTTCCGTAAGACATATGATGATATCACAAATTCATGGAACATTTGAATCTTATAATGCCGAACTTACCGTATTAGATATTGAACAAGTACAAGATGCCAAGGTCTCGTTCTCGATAATTGTTGCCAGTGTTTCAACCAAAAATTTTGATCGTGATGTTCATCTTGTATCACCTGATTTCTTTGATGCTGATGTTTATCCAAAAATATACTTTGAATCTACATCTATCGAAAAGCTAGAAGATAAACAATTTGCTATTCATGGAGATTTAACAATTAAAAACATTACAAAACCCGTCATATTTACAACAATCTATACTGGAAGTGGCATGAACCCGTGGGCACAAGAAGTTTATGGATTTCAAGCAAAGTCAAAAATTGACCGTAGAGATTTTAACTTAGTGTATAATGCACTCCTCGAAACAGGTGGTGTATTAATCAGTGATGAAATTGATATAGTAGTAGACCTTGAAGTAAATCCAGTTTAA
- a CDS encoding VOC family protein produces the protein MSFKIDTKLELEHLHLLVQSLEEMTDFYKTLGLQILNKTANQVEFTIPGNTKPILVLSSNEEVTIRPPRTTGLFHFAILVPSREDLAYVIGNLLNVGVPVTGAGDHIYSEAFYLNDPEGNGIEIYRDRPRSEWISDGRGGLVTGTEAVDIEGVMALYDRNRSWTGLPKGTVLGHIHLNVRVINNATTYFYIDALGLDIMTNFHDSALFISAGGYHHHIAVNTWQGVGAPVPPEQTSGLLSYTLSLSSQEALQKLVENLHTHQIPHTLENGRLRVLDFNNDAMIFYVR, from the coding sequence ATGTCATTTAAAATTGATACAAAATTAGAGCTTGAGCATTTACACTTACTTGTACAGTCATTAGAGGAAATGACTGATTTTTATAAAACACTTGGTTTACAAATACTCAATAAAACGGCCAACCAAGTAGAATTTACTATTCCTGGAAATACAAAGCCCATTTTAGTATTGTCGTCTAATGAAGAAGTGACGATTCGTCCCCCACGTACCACAGGCCTATTCCATTTTGCCATTTTAGTTCCCTCACGTGAAGATTTAGCCTATGTGATTGGTAATTTATTAAATGTAGGCGTACCAGTAACTGGTGCTGGTGATCATATCTATTCAGAAGCTTTTTATTTGAATGATCCGGAAGGTAACGGCATAGAAATTTACCGTGACCGCCCACGTTCTGAATGGATAAGTGATGGCAGGGGTGGACTTGTTACAGGAACCGAGGCAGTTGATATAGAAGGTGTGATGGCTCTCTATGACCGTAATCGTTCATGGACTGGTTTACCAAAAGGAACTGTACTCGGTCATATACACCTAAATGTGCGCGTTATTAATAATGCAACAACTTACTTCTATATAGATGCACTCGGTTTAGATATTATGACTAACTTCCATGATAGCGCGCTATTCATTTCAGCTGGTGGTTATCATCACCATATTGCCGTAAATACATGGCAAGGAGTCGGGGCACCAGTGCCACCAGAACAAACATCAGGATTACTTAGCTACACGCTTTCCCTTTCTTCACAAGAAGCATTACAAAAGCTTGTAGAAAATCTGCACACACATCAAATTCCACATACATTAGAAAATGGACGCTTGCGTGTTTTAGATTTTAATAATGATGCCATGATTTTTTACGTACGTTAG
- a CDS encoding winged helix-turn-helix transcriptional regulator: MNETTLCPRLAKAMDLIGKRWTGLILYQLLDGPQRFNEIESALPVSGRLLSERLKELEKEGLVERKVYSEVPVRVEYSLTDKGQALEGAIRNIETWATGWL; this comes from the coding sequence ATGAATGAGACAACTTTATGTCCTCGTTTAGCTAAGGCAATGGATTTAATTGGGAAACGCTGGACAGGGCTAATCTTATATCAATTATTAGACGGACCACAGCGCTTCAATGAAATTGAGTCAGCTTTACCTGTAAGTGGTCGTTTACTATCAGAACGTTTAAAGGAGCTTGAAAAAGAAGGGCTCGTAGAACGAAAAGTATATTCAGAGGTGCCGGTGCGTGTAGAATATTCTTTAACGGATAAAGGTCAAGCATTAGAGGGTGCTATCCGTAATATTGAAACTTGGGCAACTGGCTGGTTATAA
- the murB gene encoding UDP-N-acetylmuramate dehydrogenase, translated as MTKEQWAKDLAQNINPANIKLDESLQQYTMTKLGGKADVYVLPETEDEAAAVIRYAHTNNIPLLMLGNGSNMVVRDGGLRGIVVTFAHLDEIRINGDYVYAQSGALIKDVSKMAATASLTGFEFACGIPGSIGGAMAMNAGAYGGEIKDIIISSKVLTKEGEILILSKEELELGYRQSIIAKKGYYVLSSEFQLTQGIQEEIDVKIADLTYQRASKQPLEYPSAGSVFKRPPGHFAGKLIQDSGLQGKGVGGAEVSTKHAGFIVNKGNATATDYIATIQMVQRVVKEKFGIDLETEVKIVGDDL; from the coding sequence ATGACTAAAGAACAATGGGCGAAGGATTTAGCGCAAAATATTAATCCAGCCAATATTAAGTTAGACGAATCGTTACAACAATATACAATGACAAAATTAGGTGGCAAGGCGGATGTTTATGTTCTACCTGAAACGGAGGATGAAGCGGCAGCTGTAATTCGCTATGCACATACAAATAATATTCCATTATTAATGCTCGGTAATGGCTCCAATATGGTCGTGCGTGATGGCGGCTTACGAGGAATAGTTGTTACATTTGCACATTTAGATGAAATTCGTATTAACGGTGATTATGTATATGCACAAAGTGGGGCACTTATTAAGGATGTGTCGAAGATGGCAGCAACCGCATCTTTAACAGGCTTTGAATTTGCATGTGGTATTCCAGGCTCCATTGGGGGAGCTATGGCGATGAATGCAGGGGCATATGGTGGTGAGATAAAGGATATTATTATTTCTTCTAAAGTTTTAACAAAAGAAGGGGAGATTTTGATATTATCAAAAGAAGAGCTGGAACTCGGCTACCGCCAAAGTATTATTGCCAAAAAGGGTTATTATGTACTGTCATCGGAGTTTCAGTTAACGCAGGGTATACAGGAAGAAATTGACGTGAAAATTGCTGATTTAACATACCAACGTGCGTCTAAACAGCCGTTAGAATACCCATCTGCAGGGAGTGTCTTTAAGCGTCCACCAGGACATTTTGCAGGCAAGCTTATTCAGGATAGTGGTCTGCAAGGGAAAGGCGTAGGCGGTGCAGAGGTATCAACCAAGCATGCAGGCTTTATTGTTAATAAAGGAAATGCGACGGCTACTGATTACATTGCGACCATCCAAATGGTGCAACGAGTAGTCAAAGAAAAGTTTGGCATCGACTTAGAAACTGAAGTAAAAATAGTCGGTGATGATTTATAA
- a CDS encoding exodeoxyribonuclease III: MKFISWNVNGIRACVSKGFLDFFNEVDADFFCIQESKCQAGQVELSLEGYEQYWNYAVKKGYSGTAIFTKHTPLSVHYGVGEDKSQDEGRIITLEYDNFYLVNVYTPNSQRDLARLPIRLDWENRLALYLKELDTKKPIVYCGDLNVAHTEIDLKNAKSNIGNSGFTYEERAKMTELLASGFIDSFRYKHPNETDHYTWWSYMNKVRERNIGWRIDYFIVSEQLKAQINVATIHSHILGSDHCPIELQLDY; encoded by the coding sequence ATGAAGTTTATATCATGGAATGTTAATGGTATCCGAGCTTGCGTGAGCAAAGGCTTTTTAGATTTTTTCAATGAGGTAGATGCAGACTTTTTTTGTATTCAGGAATCGAAATGTCAAGCTGGACAAGTTGAACTTTCGCTAGAAGGTTATGAGCAATATTGGAATTACGCGGTGAAAAAGGGCTATTCAGGTACAGCTATTTTTACAAAACATACACCACTTTCAGTACATTATGGTGTTGGTGAGGATAAGTCACAGGATGAGGGCCGAATAATTACGTTAGAATATGACAATTTTTATTTAGTGAACGTCTATACACCAAATTCCCAGCGTGATTTAGCGAGATTACCGATTCGCCTGGATTGGGAGAACCGCTTGGCGCTGTATTTAAAAGAACTTGATACGAAAAAACCTATCGTGTACTGTGGGGATTTGAACGTCGCGCATACGGAAATAGATTTAAAAAATGCAAAATCAAACATTGGTAATTCAGGTTTTACATATGAAGAACGGGCTAAAATGACAGAACTTTTAGCAAGCGGATTTATAGATTCTTTCCGCTACAAGCATCCGAATGAGACGGATCATTACACATGGTGGTCTTATATGAATAAAGTACGTGAGCGAAATATTGGTTGGCGTATTGATTATTTTATTGTATCAGAGCAATTGAAAGCGCAAATTAATGTAGCGACAATTCATTCACATATTTTGGGTAGTGATCATTGTCCAATTGAATTACAACTTGACTATTAA